Within the Achromobacter spanius genome, the region GCCAACACCGTCAGCAACCCCGAAAAACTCAAGCGCTTTCGCACCTTCGTCAACGAGCGTGGCGGCGACCCGGACATTCAATTCGTGCAGGAACGCGGCCAGCCCCGCCCCGCGCGGGCAGCCGAGCTTGATCGCAAGCCCGCGCGCGTCATTCCCATTGCCGAGGAGATCGTCTGATGAATGCTTCAGCCCCCGCGTCCGTTGTCGCTACCCCCACGCTGGCCTGGCGTGCCGTCTGCACCCGCGATGACCTGGTGGCCGACTCCGGTGTGGTCGTCTTGCTGGACGGCCAGCAGATTGCCTTGTTCTACGTGCCCGGCGCCGACGGCAACCCGCTCTACGCCATTGAAAACCGCGACCCGAAATCCGGCGCCAACGTCATCGGGCGCGGCCTGGTCGGCCACCTGGGCGGCAGCCTGGTCGTGGCCTCGCCGCTCTACAAGCAACACTTCCGGTTGGCGGATGGAAGTTGCGTGCAGTACCCCGAACAGTCATTGCGCATTTGGCAGGCCCGGTTCAACGGCGACACCGTTGAAATCGCCTGACCGCGCGTTTCCCTTTTCACAATCATCAACACGATAGGTAAATCATGTCCTACCTGGTCCCTTCCGAATTCGTCACCAAGATGGTGGACGCCGGCGAATCCAAAATCTACATGGCCACGCGCGACGTGCTGATCCGCGCCTTCATGGCGGGCGCCATCCTGGCGATTGCCGCCGTATTCGCCGTGACCGTCACCGTGCAGACCGGCTCGCCCATCCTGGGCGCCGCGCTATTCCCGGTGGGCTTCTGCATCCTGTACCTGATGGGCTTCGACCTGTTGACCGGCGTGTTCGTGCTGACGCCACTGGCGCTGTTCGACAAGCGGCCGGGCGTGACCTTCAAAGGCATCCTCAAGCACTGGGGCTTTGTCTTTGTCGGCAACTTCCTGGGTGCATTGACGGTGGCCGTGCTGATGTCGATTGTGTTCACCTACGGCTTTTCGGTGCCGCCTAACAAGGTCGGCGAAGTCATTTCGCACATCGGTGAAAACCGCACGCTGGGCTACAAGGAATACGGCGCGGGCGGCATGCTGACGATCTTCATCCGGGGCGTGCTGTGCAACTGGATGGTGTCGCTGGGCGTGGTCGGCGCCATGATTTCCACGTCGGTCAGCGGCAAGGTGATTGCCATGTGGATGCCCGTGATGCTGTTCTTCGCGA harbors:
- a CDS encoding formate/nitrite transporter family protein; amino-acid sequence: MSYLVPSEFVTKMVDAGESKIYMATRDVLIRAFMAGAILAIAAVFAVTVTVQTGSPILGAALFPVGFCILYLMGFDLLTGVFVLTPLALFDKRPGVTFKGILKHWGFVFVGNFLGALTVAVLMSIVFTYGFSVPPNKVGEVISHIGENRTLGYKEYGAGGMLTIFIRGVLCNWMVSLGVVGAMISTSVSGKVIAMWMPVMLFFAMGFEHSIVNMFLFPSAMIMGGNFSIMDYMIWNEIPVVLGNLIGGLSLTGLTLYTTHMKTAPKRRFN
- the nirD gene encoding nitrite reductase small subunit NirD, whose translation is MNASAPASVVATPTLAWRAVCTRDDLVADSGVVVLLDGQQIALFYVPGADGNPLYAIENRDPKSGANVIGRGLVGHLGGSLVVASPLYKQHFRLADGSCVQYPEQSLRIWQARFNGDTVEIA